The Stackebrandtia nassauensis DSM 44728 genome includes the window AGATCGCGATCCCCACCCGCTTCCCGTGCCCCGGCTGAAAAGCCAGCTCCGTCCCCAGCGTGTTCGGCCCACCATCATGATGCTTGGTATACGTGACGACGTCACCCTTCGGCGGGATGACCAGCGCGTTGTTGTACTGCTTCGGCTCATCCTTGTACACCGCCCCCACCACAATGGTCAGATCCTTCTCCTTCGCCAGCCTCCGCATCGGCTCGACAAGCACACCAAGGCTCTCCTCGTCAGCGGTGAACTCGCCCTCCGGCAACACGACAGCCTCCACCCCGTCCGGCAGCGCCGCGATCCGCTTCTCGTACTTCGCCACCAGCTCCTCACCCGCAGGCTGATCGAGCCGCGCCCCCCAACCACTGTCGTTGTTGGACAGCAACGCCACGGTCTGACTCGGCCCCTCACCGCCGCCCACCAGCCGCCAGGCCCCCAGCCCCAGCACCAGTCCCGCGACGACGACGGCGACACCCGCTGTACGCCAGCGCGCCCCCGCGCCAACACTCGGCGCGAACAACGCCGCGATTCCCGCCGGTACGAACAGAACCAGGAACTCCAGTCCCCACATCCCGGTCACCGTCGTGGTTTGCAGCACCAACGGCACATCACCCTGCGCGCTGGCCAGGGTTCCCATGATCCCGGTCGGGTTGGAGACCGCCACGATCCACAGGACGACGGTCCACACGGCCGGAAGCGTCACCGCCGCCAACAATGCCCGCCCCCGCAGCAGCAACGCCCGGTACGGCAGCACACCCAGCGCGAAGGTCAGCGAGTACGCCAGCATGATCATCAAGCCCATCGGCCACAGTGGCGCGTCGCTGGGCGACGTGATGTACCAGATCAGGTTGTTCGTCGCTCCCACCAGGCCCGCCACCGCCGAGGTGAGGAACGCGGCCCTCGCCGATACCCGGGGTGCCAGCCACAGCACCGGCACCGGCGCCAGCCACGTCAAAGCGGCGACGGCATAGATACCGGTGCCGGAGTAGAGCAGCACCGCCGAGGCGGCCGTGGCGACAACAACAATCCACAGTGGGGTCTTACGAACGGCATCCATTGAGGACCCTTTCGGCGGTGCGCAGGCAGAGCGCGCGGAATTCGGTCTCGGGCATGCCGATCCGGCCGCCCAGGTACAAATCCACCAGTCCCATGCCGGTGGTGGCGATGGCCAGCGTGACCTCAAGCGGGTCATCGGACCGCAGCAGCCCGTCCCGCATCCCCTGCTCCACTGTGGCCAGCAGCGGCGCGAAGGCCGGGGACCGGTCGCCGCCGAAGTCCTGCGGGAACTGCCGGTTCCCGTCGCGGCGGTCGGTGAGCAGGAAGGTGTACAGGTTCGGCTTGGTCAGCGCGAAGTCCAGGAAGTCGTCCAGGTTGGCGCGCAGCCGGGTGTCGAAGTCGCCCAGCTGATCGCGTTCGCCCCAGGTCTTGCCCAGTTCGGCGAAGGCGTTGTCGGCCACGGTGCGCAGCAGCGTCTCGCGGTTGGGGAAGTGGCGGTAGCTGGCCATCGTCGTGACCCCGGCGTCGGCGGCGACCCGGCGCATCGTCACCGCCTTGGGTCCCTCGGCGATCAGGATCGCCAGTGCGGCCTCGGCGATGCGCTGGGCGGTGTCCGGCTTCGGCATGTGTACAACGTACACGCACCTGTGTACGTTGTACACATGAGCTATATGTGATACCCGTCTCAGCAAAGCCCCGTC containing:
- a CDS encoding TetR/AcrR family transcriptional regulator: MPKPDTAQRIAEAALAILIAEGPKAVTMRRVAADAGVTTMASYRHFPNRETLLRTVADNAFAELGKTWGERDQLGDFDTRLRANLDDFLDFALTKPNLYTFLLTDRRDGNRQFPQDFGGDRSPAFAPLLATVEQGMRDGLLRSDDPLEVTLAIATTGMGLVDLYLGGRIGMPETEFRALCLRTAERVLNGCRS
- a CDS encoding nitrilase-related carbon-nitrogen hydrolase, with translation MDAVRKTPLWIVVVATAASAVLLYSGTGIYAVAALTWLAPVPVLWLAPRVSARAAFLTSAVAGLVGATNNLIWYITSPSDAPLWPMGLMIMLAYSLTFALGVLPYRALLLRGRALLAAVTLPAVWTVVLWIVAVSNPTGIMGTLASAQGDVPLVLQTTTVTGMWGLEFLVLFVPAGIAALFAPSVGAGARWRTAGVAVVVAGLVLGLGAWRLVGGGEGPSQTVALLSNNDSGWGARLDQPAGEELVAKYEKRIAALPDGVEAVVLPEGEFTADEESLGVLVEPMRRLAKEKDLTIVVGAVYKDEPKQYNNALVIPPKGDVVTYTKHHDGGPNTLGTELAFQPGHGKRVGIAICADLNIPNPARQYGVAGARALLVPAADERYDGWLHARAGVLQTVANGSSMAWAGRTGTLTVTDGYGRVLAEKDSGGAGEFTEVVTEVPQGPGATVYSRYGDWFVWLCIGLAAVGTVLALSKRRDKPSPAASATVEAAAAASGRPTEPVRSGDS